From the Prunus dulcis chromosome 4, ALMONDv2, whole genome shotgun sequence genome, one window contains:
- the LOC117626643 gene encoding zinc transporter 11, translated as MAPPPLPRPLLLCFLILLCLTIPALAHSGHPNDENNNEPATDDIEPGPDLRSKPLILAKIWCLIIIFVATFIPGVSPYFFKWSEWFLVLGTQFAGGVFLGTALMHFLSDADETFKDLTEKEYPFAFMLACGGFLLTMLADCVISYVFEKNKGVGSAPDLELRGSAEQEKGGQNGNESHNHFANVAVANVSSLGDSILLIVALCFHSVFEGIAIGVADTKADAWKALWTISLHKVFAAIAMGIALLRMMPNRPFLSCAAYAFAFAISSPIGVAIGILIDATTQGAVADWIFAISMGIACGVFIYVAVNHLLAKGYKPEKAVSIDKPHYKFLAVLLGVGIIAVVMIWDT; from the exons atggctcctcctcctctgccTCGCCCACTTCTCCTCTGTTTTCTCATCCTCCTCTGCCTCACCATCCCCGCCTTAGCCCACAGCGGCCACCCCAACGACGAAAACAACAATGAACCCGCCACAGACGACATCGAACCAGGTCCAGACCTTCGTTCAAAGCCTCTGATACTGGCCAAGATTTGGTGCCTGATTATAATCTTTGTTGCGACCTTCATACCTGGAGTTTCGCCTTACTTTTTCAAGTGGTCTGAATGGTTCTTGGTTTTGGGTACGCAGTTTGCTGGGGGTGTGTTTCTGGGTACGGCTCTGATGCACTTTCTGAGTGATGCCGACGAGACTTTCAAGGACTTGACGGAAAAAGAGTACCCTTTTGCGTTCATGTTGGCTTGTGGGGGGTTCTTGCTCACCATGCTTGCTGATTGTGTGATTTCGTATGTTTTTGAGAAGAACAAAGGTGTTGGGTCTGCTCCCGATCTTGAGCTGCGAG GGAGTGCTGAGCAGGAAAAGGGTGGTCAAAATGGCAATGAG AGCCATAACCACTTCGCGAACGTGGCTGTTGCAAATGTTAGCTCACTTGGGGATAGCATCTTGTTGATTGTAGCATTGTGTTTCCACTCTGTCTTTGAGGGCATTGCAATTGGAGTCGCTGACACTAAAGCCGATGCTTGGAAAGCCTTATGGACAATTTCTCTGCACAAGGTATTTGCAGCCATTGCCATGGGCATTGCTCTCCTTCGAATGATGCCTAACCGCCCCTTCTTATCGTGCGCTGCCTATGCTTTTGCATTCGCTATATCAAGTCCTATTGGAGTGGCAATCGGAATCCTAATAGATGCGACAACCCAAGGAGCTGTGGCAGATTGGATATTCGCGATTTCAATGGGTATAGCATGTGGAGTGTTCATCTATGTAGCAGTAAACCATCTATTGGCGAAAGGTTATAAACCCGAGAAAGCAGTTTCCATCGACAAACCCCATTACAAGTTTTTGGCAGTTTTGTTGGGTGTCGGGATAATAGCCGTCGTGATGATTTGGGACACTTGA